A genomic segment from Roseibium algicola encodes:
- a CDS encoding glutathione S-transferase family protein has translation MLTLYHHPFSPSSRFIRLILSEYGAAFEEHHVNPWERPQALLVLNAAGTVPVIVENEGPAICGAGPIMEYLDETRGYAVADRRLMPDHPDARAETRRLVEWSLGKFDQEVIGHLVRERIYKQIMPKSAGGGEPDSAALRVARANIHHHLKYFGYLVASRRWVAGDRLTFADFALAASLSCADYLGEVPWSDQEDIKSWYARVKSRPSMRPLLGEKVLGMPAAQTYADLDF, from the coding sequence ATGCTGACGCTCTACCATCATCCGTTCTCGCCATCTTCAAGGTTCATCCGGCTCATCCTGAGCGAATACGGTGCCGCCTTCGAGGAGCATCACGTGAACCCATGGGAGCGGCCTCAGGCGCTCCTGGTGCTGAACGCGGCAGGCACCGTGCCGGTTATCGTGGAAAACGAAGGCCCTGCCATTTGCGGCGCCGGACCAATCATGGAGTATCTGGACGAAACCCGGGGCTATGCGGTTGCCGACCGCCGGTTGATGCCGGATCATCCCGATGCCCGTGCAGAAACGAGACGCCTGGTCGAGTGGAGCCTCGGCAAGTTCGATCAGGAAGTGATCGGCCATCTTGTGCGTGAGCGCATCTACAAGCAGATCATGCCGAAATCCGCCGGCGGCGGCGAACCGGATTCGGCTGCCCTGCGCGTTGCCCGGGCAAACATCCATCACCACCTGAAATACTTCGGCTATCTGGTCGCCTCCCGCCGCTGGGTTGCCGGCGACCGGCTGACCTTCGCCGACTTCGCCCTTGCTGCCTCCCTGTCGTGTGCCGACTATCTGGGCGAAGTGCCGTGGAGCGATCAGGAAGACATCAAGAGCTGGTATGCGCGGGTCAAGTCGCGGCCGTCGATGCGCCCGCTCCTGGGCGAGAAGGTACTGGGCATGCCGGCCGCACAGACCTATGCGGATCTCGATTTCTGA
- a CDS encoding DUF1127 domain-containing protein, which yields MSLEIDTIFRSRANSRSVLFSALRVCVAEFRNYLRRRETNRALSRLNESELKDIGLQRTELGYSELHDDRFKLGPRRG from the coding sequence ATGAGCCTTGAGATCGACACCATTTTCCGCAGCCGCGCAAACAGCCGCAGTGTTCTGTTTTCTGCCCTTCGTGTTTGTGTGGCAGAGTTCCGGAATTATCTTCGCCGCCGGGAAACTAACCGAGCACTTTCTCGCCTGAACGAGAGTGAGCTGAAGGATATCGGCCTGCAACGCACAGAGCTCGGCTACAGCGAGCTGCACGACGACCGCTTCAAGTTGGGGCCTCGGCGTGGATAA
- a CDS encoding complex I NDUFA9 subunit family protein translates to MSTALNGKLVTVFGGSGFLGRHIVQALAKRGYRVRAAVRRPDLATHLQPLGAVGQIMPVQANLRYRWSVDRAVIGADAVVNAVGILAPSGKQSFDAVQSFGPRAIAEAARAAGLDRITHISAIGADAQSSSAYARSKAVGEAGVLETLPGSVILRPSIVFGPEDKFFNKFADMARFSPVLPLLGGGESKFQPVYVCDVAEAVARAVDGQLAGGTTYELGGPEVKSFKSCLEDVLEVTRRNRVLLPLPFPVASAMGKVLQLFPYAPFTADQVELLKTDNVVSDKAKAEGSTLEGIGIPPATLAAVLPTYLERYREHGQYDAHRPA, encoded by the coding sequence ATGTCCACAGCACTTAACGGCAAACTCGTCACGGTTTTCGGCGGATCGGGATTCCTTGGCCGTCATATCGTTCAGGCGCTCGCCAAGCGCGGTTACCGCGTGCGCGCAGCCGTCCGCCGTCCCGATCTGGCGACTCATCTTCAGCCGCTTGGCGCCGTTGGCCAGATCATGCCGGTACAGGCCAACCTGCGCTATCGCTGGTCGGTCGACCGGGCCGTGATCGGCGCGGATGCGGTGGTCAACGCCGTCGGCATCCTGGCCCCCAGCGGCAAACAGTCCTTCGACGCGGTGCAGAGTTTCGGTCCGCGAGCAATCGCGGAAGCCGCGCGTGCAGCAGGCCTTGATCGGATCACGCATATCTCTGCCATCGGTGCGGACGCACAGAGCAGCTCTGCCTACGCCCGCTCCAAGGCGGTCGGCGAAGCCGGTGTTCTGGAAACCCTGCCCGGCAGCGTTATCCTGCGGCCATCCATCGTGTTCGGTCCGGAAGACAAGTTCTTCAACAAGTTTGCCGACATGGCCCGCTTCTCGCCTGTGCTGCCGCTGCTTGGTGGCGGCGAGTCCAAGTTCCAGCCGGTTTATGTCTGCGACGTTGCCGAAGCGGTTGCCCGCGCTGTCGATGGCCAGCTTGCCGGTGGCACCACGTATGAACTCGGCGGCCCTGAAGTGAAAAGCTTCAAGTCTTGCCTGGAAGACGTTCTGGAAGTCACCCGCCGCAATCGCGTTCTGTTGCCGCTGCCCTTCCCGGTCGCATCTGCCATGGGCAAGGTTCTGCAGCTCTTCCCCTACGCGCCGTTCACCGCCGATCAGGTCGAGCTGCTGAAAACCGACAACGTGGTGTCTGACAAGGCCAAAGCGGAAGGCAGCACCCTGGAAGGCATCGGCATTCCCCCGGCAACGCTGGCAGCCGTTTTGCCGACCTACCTGGAACGCTACCGCGAACACGGCCAGTACGACGCGCACCGGCCGGCGTAA
- a CDS encoding GntR family transcriptional regulator, which yields MTTKANETAPSDKRVLAVLHRMIMDGSLAPGSKISEVSVADMFDVSRTPARLALRALEVEGLIKKRDGRGFTVQEFNLGDIKHAYEVRGVLEGLAAGTLAKSGMSKDVEATLKSVIKDMDIALTDTSADGDKISRYQDGNVAFHETIMRQCGNDYIGYAFDRMESLPMLKLGTVVFSADKAEEDMMRLRLGNMQHRLIFDAISKRDPQRAESIMREHANQTLVYSALFAGPDN from the coding sequence ATGACGACCAAGGCAAATGAAACAGCCCCGTCCGACAAGCGCGTGCTGGCAGTTCTTCATCGCATGATCATGGACGGCTCGCTGGCACCGGGCTCGAAGATCAGCGAAGTGAGCGTCGCCGACATGTTCGACGTGTCGCGAACACCTGCGCGGCTGGCACTGCGCGCGCTGGAGGTGGAAGGTCTCATCAAGAAGCGTGACGGTCGCGGCTTCACGGTGCAGGAATTCAATCTGGGCGACATCAAGCATGCCTACGAGGTGCGCGGTGTACTGGAAGGCCTGGCTGCCGGCACGCTTGCCAAGAGCGGCATGAGCAAGGACGTCGAGGCGACGCTGAAATCCGTCATCAAGGACATGGACATCGCGCTAACCGACACATCGGCGGATGGTGACAAGATCTCGCGCTATCAGGACGGCAATGTCGCCTTTCACGAGACGATCATGCGCCAGTGCGGCAACGACTACATCGGCTATGCGTTCGATCGCATGGAAAGCCTCCCGATGCTCAAGCTGGGCACGGTGGTGTTCAGCGCCGACAAGGCCGAAGAAGACATGATGCGCCTGCGCCTGGGCAACATGCAGCACCGCCTCATCTTCGACGCGATCTCGAAACGCGACCCACAGCGCGCTGAATCGATCATGCGCGAACACGCCAACCAGACACTCGTCTACTCCGCCCTGTTCGCAGGCCCGGACAACTGA
- a CDS encoding undecaprenyl-diphosphate phosphatase, protein MDGQTIVNALILGIVEGLTEFIPVSSTGHILLLGHFLGFDSTGKTFEVLIQLGAILAILSVYFGRLWTLLITLPSDPSSRRFVAGILIAFLPAAVIGVLLHGFIKEVLFETPALICTTLLLGGIVLLWIDRLPLKPRYTNVMDYPLSLCLKIGFCQCLAMVPGVSRSGATIAGALLMGTDKRSAAEFSFFLAMPTMAGAFAYDLYKNRNVLSMDDAMLIGIGFVASFIAGVFVVKGLLDFVSKHGFAPFAWWRIFVGIAGFAGLYFLG, encoded by the coding sequence ATGGACGGCCAAACGATTGTTAATGCTCTCATTTTGGGGATTGTCGAAGGTCTGACCGAGTTCATTCCCGTCTCGTCAACCGGTCACATCCTGCTGCTGGGGCATTTTCTCGGCTTCGACAGCACAGGCAAAACATTCGAAGTTCTGATCCAGCTCGGCGCCATTCTGGCGATCCTGTCGGTTTATTTCGGCCGTTTGTGGACGCTTCTGATCACGCTGCCAAGCGATCCCTCCAGCCGGCGTTTCGTGGCCGGTATCCTGATTGCCTTCCTGCCGGCCGCCGTCATCGGCGTGCTGCTGCATGGTTTCATCAAGGAAGTGCTGTTCGAAACGCCCGCGCTTATCTGTACGACGTTGCTGCTCGGTGGCATCGTCCTTCTGTGGATCGACCGCCTGCCACTGAAGCCGCGCTATACAAATGTGATGGATTACCCGCTGTCGCTCTGCCTGAAGATCGGCTTTTGTCAGTGCCTTGCCATGGTGCCCGGCGTTTCGCGCTCCGGTGCGACCATTGCCGGTGCATTGCTGATGGGCACCGACAAGCGCTCGGCGGCCGAATTCTCGTTCTTTCTGGCTATGCCGACAATGGCCGGCGCCTTTGCCTACGATCTCTACAAGAACCGCAACGTGCTCTCGATGGACGATGCCATGCTCATTGGTATCGGCTTTGTCGCGTCTTTCATCGCCGGTGTGTTTGTGGTCAAGGGGCTGCTCGACTTCGTCTCCAAACACGGCTTCGCACCCTTTGCCTGGTGGCGCATTTTCGTCGGCATTGCCGGTTTCGCCGGGCTTTATTTTCTGGGCTGA
- a CDS encoding amino acid ABC transporter substrate-binding protein has protein sequence MRRIVFGATALAAALLASTAFAADPIKIGRVVHMTGPAAGGDAASHSPNVELWVSQVNGRGGLMVGGERRPVELVEYDDKSNPAEMIKAVQRLATQDEVDFLLTPWGTGFNAAAAPIFAKYGYPQISVTNITDEIEELSERFPNMFFTLGNTTGFVEGLRDTLNKLRDNGAIGNKVAMVNVADAFGIELAAVAREVLPAAGYEIVFDKSYPLGTADLSPVVKGAKATEPDAFIAFSYPPDTFALTEQAIIENLDVGAFYTAVATAFPAYAGKFGSKIEGNLGAGGVNLDLEPMTEYRTAFNALHGNQPEYWAAATYYASLQVLEQAIEGADSTDREAVTEYIKANSFDTALGTISFDKHNESKHYWTVGQWHDGQFNAVAGVGVPVAVEPVAKEGWN, from the coding sequence ATGCGTAGAATAGTTTTTGGAGCGACCGCGCTTGCCGCGGCGCTGCTGGCCTCCACGGCCTTTGCCGCGGACCCGATCAAGATCGGCCGCGTGGTGCATATGACCGGTCCGGCGGCAGGAGGTGATGCTGCCAGCCACAGCCCGAATGTGGAGCTCTGGGTTAGCCAGGTGAACGGACGCGGCGGCCTGATGGTCGGCGGCGAGCGCCGTCCTGTGGAACTGGTCGAATATGACGACAAATCCAATCCGGCCGAGATGATCAAGGCGGTGCAGCGTCTCGCCACGCAGGATGAAGTCGATTTTCTGCTGACGCCCTGGGGCACCGGTTTCAACGCGGCAGCTGCTCCGATCTTCGCAAAATACGGATATCCGCAAATCTCGGTGACCAACATCACCGACGAGATCGAGGAACTTTCCGAACGGTTTCCGAACATGTTCTTCACCCTCGGCAACACGACCGGTTTTGTCGAGGGCCTGCGCGACACCTTGAACAAGCTTCGTGACAACGGTGCCATCGGCAACAAGGTGGCCATGGTCAACGTCGCAGATGCCTTCGGCATAGAGCTTGCTGCCGTCGCCCGTGAAGTTCTGCCGGCAGCTGGCTACGAGATTGTCTTCGACAAGTCCTACCCCCTCGGCACGGCGGATCTGTCCCCGGTGGTCAAGGGAGCCAAGGCGACCGAACCGGATGCGTTCATCGCCTTTTCCTACCCGCCGGATACCTTTGCTCTGACGGAACAGGCGATCATTGAAAATCTCGATGTCGGCGCCTTCTACACGGCGGTCGCGACAGCGTTTCCCGCCTACGCCGGCAAATTCGGCAGCAAGATCGAAGGTAATCTCGGGGCAGGGGGCGTCAATCTCGATCTGGAGCCGATGACGGAATACCGCACGGCCTTCAACGCGCTTCATGGCAACCAGCCTGAATATTGGGCCGCAGCCACCTACTATGCCAGCCTGCAGGTTCTGGAACAGGCGATCGAAGGGGCTGACAGTACGGACCGCGAGGCCGTGACCGAGTACATCAAGGCCAACAGCTTTGACACCGCCCTCGGCACGATCAGCTTCGACAAGCACAATGAATCGAAGCACTACTGGACGGTGGGCCAGTGGCACGACGGCCAGTTCAATGCCGTCGCCGGCGTCGGTGTCCCGGTTGCGGTCGAGCCGGTCGCCAAGGAAGGCTGGAACTGA
- a CDS encoding aldehyde dehydrogenase, whose amino-acid sequence MDYGLFIDNEDQAASNAAVFERKNPVSGERASVAAAAVAADVDKAVQSAQAAFAAWSKTGPSERRKILNKAADLMEERTPQFVEVGIRETGATAPWLGFNNMFAAKILREAAASTTQIKGEIIPSDKPGSFSMGYRQPVGVLVGMAPWNAPTILGVRCFALPIACGNTVVMKASEKCPGLHRLLGDVMADAGLPKGVLNILTHDAADAPEVVNALVDHPLTRRINFTGSTRVGRIIAERAAKHLKPCLLELGGKASLVVLDDADLDGAVNAARFGAFMNQGQICMSTEKVVVDQSVADVFAEKFAASASALKVGAPTEQVHIGSVVDRDTVDHVKALIDDAVAKGAKVLCGGVPEEGTVMAPTIVDLVTPEMRIYGEESFGPVTTMIRARDTAHAIEIANDTDYGLSAAVFGQDTRRALEVAKDIQSGICHINGPTVFDEAQMPFGGVKSSGYGRFGGTAGINEFTELRWITIEDPGQGYPI is encoded by the coding sequence ATGGACTACGGCCTTTTCATCGACAACGAGGACCAGGCAGCCAGCAACGCGGCAGTCTTCGAACGCAAGAACCCGGTCAGCGGCGAACGCGCCAGCGTGGCGGCGGCCGCGGTGGCGGCCGACGTCGACAAGGCTGTGCAGTCAGCGCAGGCTGCCTTTGCCGCGTGGTCGAAGACTGGCCCGAGCGAACGGCGCAAGATCCTCAACAAGGCTGCCGATCTCATGGAAGAACGCACGCCGCAGTTCGTTGAGGTCGGCATTCGCGAGACAGGGGCGACCGCGCCATGGCTCGGTTTCAACAACATGTTCGCCGCCAAGATCCTGCGTGAAGCGGCCGCTTCCACCACTCAGATCAAGGGCGAGATCATCCCCTCCGACAAGCCCGGCTCCTTTTCCATGGGGTACCGCCAGCCCGTGGGCGTTCTGGTCGGCATGGCGCCGTGGAACGCTCCGACCATTCTGGGTGTCCGCTGTTTCGCGCTGCCGATTGCTTGCGGCAACACGGTGGTGATGAAGGCCTCCGAGAAATGCCCGGGCCTGCACAGGCTTCTGGGTGACGTCATGGCTGATGCGGGCTTGCCCAAGGGCGTCCTGAACATCCTGACCCACGATGCAGCTGACGCTCCCGAAGTGGTCAACGCGCTGGTCGACCACCCGCTGACGCGCCGGATCAACTTTACCGGATCTACCCGCGTTGGCCGGATCATCGCAGAGCGTGCTGCCAAGCACCTGAAACCCTGCCTTCTGGAACTCGGCGGCAAGGCTTCACTGGTGGTGCTCGACGATGCCGATCTCGACGGTGCGGTCAATGCGGCCCGGTTCGGCGCTTTCATGAACCAGGGACAGATCTGCATGTCCACGGAAAAAGTTGTTGTCGATCAGTCCGTTGCAGACGTCTTTGCGGAGAAATTCGCGGCCAGCGCCAGCGCTCTCAAAGTGGGCGCGCCAACCGAACAGGTTCATATCGGTTCGGTTGTCGATCGCGACACGGTCGACCATGTCAAAGCCCTGATTGACGACGCCGTTGCGAAAGGCGCAAAGGTTCTGTGCGGCGGCGTGCCGGAGGAAGGCACCGTGATGGCCCCGACCATCGTCGATCTGGTTACTCCGGAGATGCGCATCTACGGCGAAGAAAGCTTCGGTCCTGTCACCACGATGATCCGCGCCCGCGACACCGCCCATGCCATCGAGATCGCCAACGACACGGACTACGGCCTTTCGGCTGCCGTCTTCGGGCAGGATACCCGCAGGGCTCTGGAAGTTGCCAAGGACATCCAGTCCGGCATCTGCCACATCAATGGCCCGACTGTCTTTGACGAAGCGCAGATGCCTTTCGGCGGCGTGAAATCCTCCGGCTATGGCCGCTTCGGCGGTACGGCAGGCATCAACGAGTTCACGGAACTGCGCTGGATCACCATCGAAGACCCCGGTCAGGGCTATCCGATCTGA
- the queG gene encoding tRNA epoxyqueuosine(34) reductase QueG → MDRKTQKLLTAFEEKARALGFDGVKIAAADSIPEAGERLRHFLDKGYEGSMAWMAETADRRSSPQALWPEVRSVIMLAMNYGPGSAPHEHPLAHLADKTTGGISVYARHRDYHDVIKGRLKELASFLVSRSGGDVKVFVDTAPVMEKPLGEAAGLGWQGKHTNLVSRDLGSWFFLGSIFTTLDLPPSGAERDHCGSCRACLDSCPTNAFPAPYQLDARRCISYLTIEHPGPIPDAFRKAIGNRIYGCDDCLAACPWNKFAEAAREAKLIAREEMITPKLADLLSLDDAAFRQLFSGSPVKRIGRGKFLRNVLIAAGNSGETELLGKIEALLDDADALVRGTAVWAFGQLSAQEDFQARKTAALRVETDETVRSEWLLAQS, encoded by the coding sequence TTGGACCGAAAGACCCAAAAGCTTCTGACCGCCTTTGAGGAGAAGGCCCGCGCCCTCGGTTTCGACGGCGTGAAGATTGCCGCTGCCGACAGCATTCCGGAGGCGGGCGAACGCCTGCGGCACTTCCTGGATAAGGGTTATGAAGGCAGCATGGCCTGGATGGCGGAAACCGCCGACCGCCGATCCTCACCTCAAGCGCTATGGCCGGAGGTTCGCTCTGTCATCATGCTGGCGATGAACTATGGCCCCGGCAGCGCACCACACGAACATCCCCTCGCCCATCTGGCCGACAAGACCACCGGCGGCATTTCCGTCTATGCGCGACACCGCGACTATCACGATGTCATCAAGGGGCGCTTGAAGGAACTGGCCAGCTTCCTGGTTTCCCGCTCCGGTGGCGATGTGAAGGTATTCGTCGATACCGCACCGGTGATGGAAAAGCCGCTCGGGGAGGCTGCCGGGCTTGGCTGGCAGGGCAAGCACACGAACCTGGTGTCACGAGATCTCGGGTCCTGGTTTTTCCTCGGTTCGATCTTCACCACACTGGATCTGCCGCCGAGCGGCGCGGAACGCGATCATTGCGGCTCCTGCCGCGCCTGCCTCGACAGTTGCCCGACGAACGCATTTCCCGCGCCCTACCAGCTCGATGCGAGGCGCTGCATTTCCTACCTCACCATCGAACACCCCGGCCCCATTCCGGACGCGTTTCGCAAAGCCATCGGCAACCGAATTTACGGCTGTGACGATTGCCTGGCCGCCTGTCCCTGGAACAAGTTTGCCGAAGCTGCCCGGGAGGCCAAGTTGATTGCCCGGGAGGAGATGATTACCCCGAAGCTTGCAGACCTTCTGTCGCTGGACGACGCAGCTTTCCGCCAGCTCTTTTCCGGATCACCGGTGAAACGGATCGGACGGGGAAAGTTTCTGCGCAACGTTTTGATTGCCGCCGGTAATTCCGGAGAAACTGAACTGCTCGGCAAGATCGAAGCACTGCTGGACGATGCCGACGCCCTTGTTCGCGGCACCGCCGTCTGGGCATTCGGCCAACTTTCTGCACAGGAAGATTTTCAAGCCCGCAAAACCGCGGCGTTGCGCGTCGAAACCGACGAGACCGTGCGTTCTGAATGGCTCCTCGCGCAATCCTGA
- a CDS encoding helix-turn-helix transcriptional regulator has translation MNPIERALGILLLLTGGKLVPATVLAERFHVSHRTIYRDIDRLIALGVPVDAERGAEGGYRLASGYLQPPVALTRNETAALLAAMALVRSSRTVPLADDLAAAEKKLLASLPKTVHGLLKEADRIVGIEPIPPDIFHSGTKAEPTGDWQKALDGFMAGILDGKRVRFEHVNPTRRTVKAHDVEPYGVMFDRDLWYLAGRCVDTDTLKVYRADRVRDLEISGLFFRPDKTFSIKSLLGGAWLSQAMRRWEQEEAIAEILITAAQAKKLSADWYYRHAVFTPAEEGRILVSIPSTERARILPLVRWLGPGAELLGPEDLRQELASELEALAGIYTTKRQLNRSA, from the coding sequence ATGAACCCGATTGAACGCGCACTCGGCATCCTGCTTCTGCTGACCGGCGGCAAACTTGTCCCGGCAACCGTACTTGCCGAACGGTTTCACGTTTCCCATCGCACGATCTATCGCGACATCGACAGGCTGATCGCGCTTGGCGTTCCGGTGGATGCGGAGCGTGGTGCGGAAGGCGGCTACCGGCTTGCCAGCGGTTATCTTCAGCCACCCGTGGCGCTGACCCGCAATGAGACCGCCGCCCTGCTGGCTGCAATGGCACTGGTGCGCTCCAGCCGCACGGTACCGCTGGCAGACGATCTTGCGGCCGCGGAAAAGAAGCTGTTGGCGTCCCTGCCCAAAACGGTTCACGGGCTCCTGAAAGAGGCCGACAGGATCGTGGGCATCGAACCAATCCCGCCCGACATCTTTCATTCCGGCACAAAGGCGGAACCGACGGGCGACTGGCAGAAGGCCCTCGACGGATTCATGGCCGGTATCCTGGATGGCAAACGGGTCCGCTTCGAACACGTCAACCCCACAAGGCGGACCGTGAAAGCCCATGACGTCGAACCCTATGGGGTCATGTTCGACCGGGACCTTTGGTATCTGGCCGGACGCTGCGTCGATACGGACACGCTCAAGGTCTATCGGGCGGACCGGGTGCGGGATCTGGAAATCAGCGGGCTCTTTTTCCGGCCCGACAAGACCTTCTCCATCAAGAGCCTTCTCGGCGGGGCATGGCTGTCGCAGGCGATGCGTCGCTGGGAGCAGGAAGAAGCGATTGCCGAGATCCTGATCACTGCCGCACAGGCCAAGAAGCTGAGCGCCGACTGGTATTATCGTCACGCTGTCTTCACACCGGCCGAAGAAGGCCGGATCCTCGTCAGCATCCCCTCTACCGAGCGGGCCCGCATATTGCCGCTCGTCCGCTGGCTCGGGCCGGGGGCGGAACTGCTTGGCCCGGAGGACCTTCGTCAGGAGCTTGCAAGCGAACTGGAGGCGCTGGCGGGCATCTACACTACCAAGAGACAGCTTAACCGCTCAGCCTGA
- a CDS encoding SMR family transporter, which translates to MPNSLAATYLFLVAAIVAEVIATSALAKTENFTRLLPSIVTVAGYAISFWLLSYPIRVLPTGIVYAIWSGAGIVLITMVAWLVFDQKLDLPALIGLGLILSGVVIINVFSKSVGH; encoded by the coding sequence ATGCCGAACAGCCTCGCCGCCACCTATCTTTTTCTCGTCGCGGCCATCGTCGCCGAGGTGATCGCAACTTCCGCACTGGCAAAAACCGAAAATTTCACCCGCCTGCTGCCGTCGATCGTCACCGTGGCCGGTTATGCGATCTCTTTCTGGCTGCTGTCCTATCCGATTCGCGTTTTGCCGACGGGAATCGTCTACGCAATCTGGTCCGGAGCAGGCATCGTTCTCATCACCATGGTCGCCTGGCTGGTGTTCGATCAGAAACTCGACCTGCCGGCCCTGATCGGCCTTGGACTGATCCTTAGCGGGGTGGTGATCATCAATGTTTTCTCAAAATCGGTAGGCCATTAG
- a CDS encoding MFS transporter has translation MSFLAKVTLLFVVFVDLLGQGLVFPIINSLVMEPSTSMLPQSTSDAMRHFDYGLIIGIFFLCWFFGAPYISKLSDVIGRKNAILICLFGALGGYALTIAALYLNSFLLLVLGRAITGLTAGNQPIAQAAMIDGSTDDEDRNRNMGYIITGVSFGLVGGPLLGGLLSDPVLLGDLASIKLPFYACFVLVLIAILLVVFSFKDAHDAEAERQKFVFRPSEILELLWRIRKYPTVMRLTVVFFFFHVANLSFYIFVDNYLTSRFGYGTLGGSMVMLTIGIALAFSSTFLVVPAQKRFSKEAILGMTFTVWAVSAAAFIASPNAILTYVPVFCYYFAFGIAYPTFLGLYSAAVSDKEQGWVMGVTIAVFTLVAGVISLLGGELIGLDLDLPFYGVIIAALTALVVMFFAWNKPEIKALMRGSGG, from the coding sequence ATGTCATTTCTTGCCAAGGTCACGTTACTTTTTGTTGTCTTTGTCGACCTGCTCGGCCAGGGGCTGGTGTTTCCGATCATCAATTCCCTGGTGATGGAACCGTCGACGTCGATGTTGCCGCAGTCCACCAGCGACGCGATGCGCCATTTCGATTACGGCCTCATCATCGGCATCTTCTTCTTGTGCTGGTTCTTCGGTGCGCCCTACATCTCCAAACTGTCGGATGTCATCGGCCGCAAGAATGCGATCCTGATCTGCCTGTTCGGCGCGCTCGGCGGCTATGCGCTCACCATAGCAGCGCTCTATCTCAACAGCTTCCTGCTCCTGGTCCTGGGCCGCGCGATCACCGGGTTGACTGCGGGCAACCAACCGATCGCGCAGGCCGCGATGATCGATGGCAGCACGGATGACGAGGACCGCAACCGGAACATGGGCTATATCATTACCGGCGTCAGCTTCGGGCTGGTCGGCGGCCCACTGCTCGGCGGTCTCCTGTCGGACCCGGTCCTGCTTGGCGACCTGGCGAGCATCAAGCTACCGTTCTATGCCTGTTTCGTGCTGGTGCTGATTGCCATCCTGCTGGTGGTGTTCTCATTCAAGGATGCACACGACGCCGAGGCGGAACGGCAGAAATTCGTGTTCAGACCTTCGGAAATCCTCGAGCTTCTGTGGCGTATCCGGAAATATCCGACAGTGATGCGGCTGACAGTGGTGTTCTTCTTTTTTCACGTCGCCAACCTGTCTTTCTACATCTTCGTCGACAACTACCTGACCAGCCGCTTCGGTTACGGCACGCTCGGCGGTTCGATGGTGATGCTGACAATCGGCATTGCCCTTGCCTTTTCCAGCACGTTTCTGGTTGTGCCGGCGCAAAAGCGGTTCAGCAAGGAAGCTATTCTGGGCATGACCTTCACGGTCTGGGCAGTGTCGGCGGCAGCTTTCATAGCCTCGCCCAACGCAATTCTGACCTATGTGCCGGTCTTCTGTTACTACTTCGCCTTCGGCATCGCCTATCCGACGTTTCTCGGGCTTTATTCGGCAGCCGTCAGCGACAAGGAACAGGGATGGGTCATGGGCGTGACCATTGCCGTCTTCACTTTGGTGGCGGGCGTGATCTCGTTGCTGGGCGGGGAACTGATCGGGCTTGATCTGGATCTGCCGTTCTACGGTGTGATCATCGCGGCCCTTACCGCTCTTGTTGTGATGTTCTTTGCCTGGAACAAGCCGGAGATAAAGGCATTGATGCGCGGATCCGGCGGCTGA